In the Engystomops pustulosus chromosome 2, aEngPut4.maternal, whole genome shotgun sequence genome, one interval contains:
- the TRIM13 gene encoding E3 ubiquitin-protein ligase TRIM13, with protein MEVLEEELTCPICCSLYEDPRVLPCAHNFCKKCLEGLLEGNSRQMWRSAFKCPTCRKEISTMGVNSPQVNYLLKGIVEKYSKMKATPKTLGCKVHTGQPLNIFCSTDLKLICGVCATNSNHKDHAFSSIDEAYLQEKCSFNVLYDGFEEIQCKDVTSRLETLETNKRNTLHLLTTDSDRVKDYFKKLQGLLEHKKNEILSDFETMRLEVLQAYDPEINKLNTIINEQKRACVIAKNVKDISDPILFLQQIEEFREKVDILQAPLPSVSDVTVLSYMKTFDTQTWDNIKLGDVDKLCLPQEAPEKPERRRAKFSFSYGFVAAVCLLLAGLLVVFLSWPPIHLLQICDNQFRQMSSYSTDVAKQIAGEAAVYWELLVQLFILLLEGSKYYILLFLENVAHFACKYKL; from the coding sequence ATGGAGGTGCTGGAGGAAGAGCTGACATGCCCGATCTGCTGCAGCCTCTATGAAGACCCTCGAGTTCTACCATGTGCCCATAATTTCTGCAAAAAATGCCTGGAAGGTCTTCTGGAAGGAAACTCCAGACAGATGTGGAGATCTGCTTTCAAATGTCCAACTTGTCGTAAAGAGATTTCCACGATGGGCGTGAACAGTCCTCAGGTGAATTACTTATTAAAAGGAATCGTGGAAAAGTACAGCAAGATGAAGGCGACGCCAAAGACCCTGGGGTGTAAGGTGCACACAGGGCAACCGCTCAACATCTTCTGCTCTACAGACCTCAAGCTCATCTGTGGTGTCTGTGCCACCAACAGCAACCACAAAGACCATGCCTTCTCCTCCATCGATGAGGCCTACCTGCAGGAGAAATGTTCATTCAACGTCCTTTATGATGGTTTTGAGGAAATTCAGTGCAAAGATGTGACGTCTCGCCTTGAAACTTTGGAAACAAACAAGAGGAACACCCTTCATTTGCTGACGACGGATTCGGACAGGGTGAAGGATTACTTCAAAAAGTTGCAGGGATTACTGGAACACAAGAAGAATGAAATCCTCTCCGACTTTGAGACCATGAGGCTTGAGGTCCTCCAGGCGTACGACCCAGAAATCAATAAGCTGAACACCatcatcaatgagcagaagaggGCCTGCGTCATTGCTAAAAACGTTAAGGATATCTCTGATCCGATTTTATTCCTTCAGCAGATTGAGGAATTCCGAGAAAAAGTTGACAttctccaggctccattaccTTCAGTCTCTGATGTGACGGTCTTGTCTTATATGAAAACTTTTGATACTCAAACATGGGATAATATAAAACTAGGGGACGTGGATAAACTGTGTTTGCCACAGGAAGCCCCCGAAAAACCAGAAAGGCGCCGAGCAAAATTCTCGTTCTCTTATGGTTTTGTCGCTGCTGTGTGTCTCCTCCTCGCTGGACTACTGGTGGTCTTCTTGTCCTGGCCTCCGATCCATCTCCTTCAGATATGTGACAACCAGTTTCGCCAAATGTCTTCATACTCCACCGATGTTGCCAAACAGATAGCGGGAGAAGCCGCCGTGTATTGGGAACTACTTGTACAACTATTTATTCTCCTTTTAGAAGGGTCAAAGTATTACATCTTACTATTTCTGGAGAACGTGGCCCATTTTGCATGTAAATACAAATTGTAA